One Misgurnus anguillicaudatus chromosome 19, ASM2758022v2, whole genome shotgun sequence genomic region harbors:
- the LOC129431028 gene encoding eukaryotic translation initiation factor 3 subunit G, which translates to MPSIEYDDSKPSWADQVEEEGDEGSLPSPKETVKGNIKTVTEYKIDEDGKKYKIIRTFKIETRKASKAVARRKNWKKFGNSELDQPGPNVATTTVSDDVFMTFISNKEDLNAQDQDEDPMNKLKGQKIVSCRICKGDHWTTRCPYKDTLGPMQKELAEQLGLSTGEKDKTAEPEPAQPVQSKTGKYVPPSLRDGGTRRGESMQPNRRADDNATIRVTNLSEDTRETDLQELFRPFGSISRIYLAKDKNTGQSKGFAFISFHRREDAARAIAGVSGFGYDHLILNVEWAKPSNN; encoded by the exons GATCACTCCCTTCACCTAAAGAGACTGTCAAAGGCAACATTAAGACCGTCACTGAATACAAGATTGATGAAGATGGCAAGAAGTACAAA ATTATCAGAACTTTCAAGATTGAGACACGCAAGGCCTCCAAAGCTGTTGCCAGGAGAAAG AACTGGAAAAAATTTGGCAACTCCGAATTAGACCAACCAGGTCCTAATGTTGCCACGACTACAGTGAGTGATGATGTCTTCATGACCTTCATCTCTAACAAAGAG GACTTGAATGCTCAAGACCAGGATGAGGATCCCATGAACAAGCTGAAAGGACAGAAGATCGTGTCCTGTCGTATCTGTAAAGGGGATCACTGGACCACCCGCTGTCCGTACAAGGACACGCTTGGTCCTATGCAGAAGGAACTGGCAGAGCAGTTGGGCTTGTCCACAGGAGAGAAAGACAAAACAGCAG AGCCTGAGCCCGCTCAGCCCGTCCAGAGCAAGACCGGGAAGTACGTTCCCCCCAGCCTGCGGGACGGAGGCACGCGGAGAGGAGAGTCCATGCAACCTAACCGCAGAG CTGATGATAATGCTACAATCCGTGTGACCAACCTGTCCGAGGACACCAGGGAAACAGATCTGCAGGAGCTTTTCAGGCCTTTTGGTTCCATCTCTAGGATCTATCTGGCTAAGGATAAGAACACAGGCCAGTCTAAG GGCTTTGCTTTCATCAGCTTCCACCGACGTGAGGACGCTGCAAGAGCCATCGCCGGTGTGTCCGGCTTCGGATACGATCATCTTATTCTCAACGTTGAATGGGCCAA ACCCTCCAACAACTGA